From Lolium perenne isolate Kyuss_39 chromosome 5, Kyuss_2.0, whole genome shotgun sequence, a single genomic window includes:
- the LOC127325919 gene encoding uncharacterized protein, with protein sequence MAGEARPDAQLFQLLSDLLQQVESMSNQEEVELRAKIEALGLEVTKVPQQAPKQLDELEIAAELDRLSARLENVDKMISSAMTSDPEVKSLLSSTADVWMPVITASADERRGFAGTSADLEEQEKSK encoded by the exons ATGGCGGGGGAGGCGAGGCCGGACGCGCAGCTCTTCCAGCTCCTCTCCGACCTTCTGCAGCAG GTGGAGTCAATGAGCAACCAGGAAGAGGTAGAACTGAGAGCAAAGATTGAAGCACTAGGCCTAGAAGTGACCAAGGTTCCACAGCAGGCACCTAAGCAACTTGATGAG TTGGAGATAGCTGCAGAGCTGGACAGACTGTCAGCAAGGCTCGAGAATGTTGACAAGATGATATCTTCTGCCATGACATCTGATCCAGAGGTGAAATCGCTTCTGAGCAGCACCGCCGATGTATGGATGCCCGTCATCACCGCATCTGCTGATGAAAGGCGAGGGTTTGCAGGAACAAGCGCCGACCTGGAAGAGCAGGAGAAATCCAAGTAA
- the LOC127325917 gene encoding protein PLASTID MOVEMENT IMPAIRED 1 has translation MANDGKSGDQTLRELDALSHTLYQAHSNRRHASLVLPRSSGGGGGGGGDDAATADAVRAEVARPRTRRLSMTSPFRSRSKVGKKDPDDDEDDNLGAVPSKSQSFAAATSTAPVALAATGGGEKKKGIWGWKPIRALSHIGMTRLSCLFSVEVAAAQGLPSSMDGLRLAVAVRKKESRDGAVQTMPSRVQQGAADFEETLFLRCHVYCSGGGAGKPPAKFEPRPFILSVVAVDAPELDFGQSAVDLSALVKESTEKSREGERVRQWDMAFPLAGKAKGGELVVKLAFQIMEDGGVGLYSQPASTKTAGSSSSAALFARKQSKTSFSITSPKVSRSEPSMTPAKGSTLPDLSGIDDFKLDEPSPPVVPEPKQEQKTEQEQKREPEPQPELEADDDEFPDFDVVDKGMEGQEEKDETNANADAGSENEAKKDEEEGDNGPAPAGEEVVKEVVHDSASMWRLNELDAITNQIKALEALMLGDMPEDEADKPAEPKEDEAAGLDADEEEVTREFLQLMEQGDIDNAKSAPQVSSLKSGAKPGSGEADESCFISDLGKGLGPIVQTRDGGYLAATNPFDIPVARKELPKLAMQLSKPFILRGQKLPGGGAEVFQRLCAGGCEALTAKLGALTATDEVVGKTAEQIAFEGMASAIISARGKDLGASSSAAESVSLLRMMSSAMNEGRKERIATGIWNASEGPVTVEEILAFSLQKIETMAIEALKVQAGIAEEQAPFDVSPVTDNPDDGHPLDAAVPPEEWAIACIGADAVTMLVVAQLRDPMRRYEAVGAPSIVVIQASRAATSSDDEPRFKVANMHVGGLRLKSADRRNVWDGERQRLTASHWLVAYGLGKAGKKGRQAAAVKTGHDVLWSMSSRVVADMWLKPMRNPDVKIAAK, from the coding sequence ATGGCCAACGACGGCAAGTCCGGCGACCAGACCCTCCGCGAGCTCGACGCGCTCAGCCACACGCTCTACCAGGCGCACAGCAACCGCCGCCACGCGTCGCTCGTCCTCCCGCGCTCGAGCGGGGGCGGGGGCGGAGGCGGGGGCGACGATGCCGCCACGGCCGACGCGGTCCGGGCCGAGGTGGCGCGCCCGCGCACCCGCCGCCTGTCCATGACGTCGCCGTTCCGGTCGAGGAGCAAGGTGGGGAAGAAAGACCCGGATGATGACGAGGACGACAACCTGGGAGCGGTCCCGTCAAAGAGCCAGAGCTTCGCTGCGGCGACGTCGACGGCCCCAGTTGCTCTGGCCGCCACAGGCGGAGGCGAAAAGAAGAAGGGGATATGGGGCTGGAAGCCAATCCGCGCGCTGTCGCACATCGGGATGACCCGCCTCAGCTGCCTCTTTTCCGTCGAAGTGGCGGCGGCGCAGGGCCTGCCGTCGTCCATGGACGGGCTCCGCCTCGCCGTGGCCGTGCGCAAGAAGGAGTCGCGCGACGGCGCCGTGCAGACCATGCCGTCCCGCGTGCAGCAGGGCGCGGCGGATTTCGAGGAGACGCTCTTCCTCCGGTGCCACGTCTACTGCAGCGGCGGGGGTGCAGGTAAGCCTCCGGCGAAGTTCGAGCCCCGCCCGTTCATCCTGTCCGTGGTTGCCGTGGACGCGCCGGAGCTGGACTTCGGCCAGAGCGCCGTGGACCTGAGCGCCCTTGTGAAGGAGTCCACGGAGAAGAGCCGGGAGGGCGAGCGTGTTCGACAGTGGGACATGGCCTTCCCGCTCGCTGGCAAGGCCAAGGGCGGCGAGCTCGTCGTCAAGCTCGCGTTCCAGATCATGGAGGACGGCGGCGTCGGGCTCTACAGCCAGCCAGCTTCCACCAAGACTGCTGGCTCCTCGTCGTCAGCGGCATTGTTCGCGCGGAAGCAGAGCAAGACGTCGTTTAGCATCACGAGCCCCAAGGTATCGCGATCAGAACCATCGATGACGCCTGCGAAGGGATCAACGTTGCCAGACTTGAGTGGCAtcgacgacttcaaactcgacgaGCCCAGTCCTCCAGTGGTACCGGAGCCCAAGCAGGAGCAAAAGACGGAACAGGAGCAGAAGAGAGAGCCGGAGCCGCAACCTGAGCTGGAGGCCGACGACGATGAGTTCCCCGACTTCGACGTCGTCGACAAAGGCATGGAGGGACAAGAAGAGAAGGATGAAAcaaacgccaacgccgacgctgGCAGCGAGAATGAAGCCaagaaagatgaagaagaggGTGATAATGGCCCTGCCCCGGCCGGTGAGGAGGTGGTCAAGGAAGTCGTGCACGACAGCGCGAGCATGTGGCGCCTCAACGAGCTCGATGCGATCACCAACCAGATCAAGGCGCTCGAGGCACTGATGCTGGGCGACATGCCGGAAGACGAGGCTGACAAGCCGGCGGAGCCCAAGGAGGACGAGGCGGCAGGGCTGgacgccgacgaggaggaggtcACCAGGGAGTTCCTGCAGCTGATGGAGCAAGGGGACATCGACAATGCCAAGTCCGCTCCTCAGGTGTCGTCGCTCAAGTCCGGCGCGAAGCCGGGCTCCGGCGAGGCTGATGAGTCTTGCTTCATCTCTGATCTCGGCAAGGGGCTCGGCCCCATTGTGCAGACACGGGACGGCGGGTACCTGGCCGCGACGAACCCGTTCGACATCCCGGTGGCGAGGAAGGAGCTTCCCAAGCTCGCCATGCAGCTGTCCAAGCCGTTCATCCTTCGCGGCCAGAAGCTCCCCGGCGGCGGTGCCGAGGTGTTCCAGCGGCTGTGCGCAGGCGGGTGCGAGGCACTGACGGCGAagctgggcgcgctcaccgccaCTGACGAGGTGGTCGGCAAAACGGCAGAGCAGATCGCCTTCGAGGGCATGGCGTCTGCGATCATCAGCGCACGGGGCAAGGATCTCGGCGCGAGCTCCAGCGCAGCCGAGTCCGTGTCATTGCTCCGGATGATGTCCTCGGCGATGAACGAAGGGCGCAAGGAGAGGATCGCCACCGGCATTTGGAACGCCAGCGAGGGGCCGGTGACCGTGGAGGAGATCCTGGCGTTCTCGCTGCAGAAGATCGAGACGATGGCCATCGAGGCGCTCAAGGtgcaggctggcattgccgaggagcaggcCCCGTTCGACGTGTCCCCGGTGACCGACAACCCCGATGATGGCCACCCGCTGGACGCTGCCGTGCCGCCGGAGGAGTGGGCGATCGCCTGCATAGGCGCGGACGCGGTGACCATGCTGGTGGTGGCACAGCTGAGGGATCCCATGCGCCGGTACGAAGCGGTCGGCGCGCCGTCCATCGTGGTCATCCAGGCCAGTCGCGCCGCTACCAGCTCTGACGACGAGCCGAGGTTCAAGGTGGCCAACATGCACGTCGGGGGCCTGCGGCTAAAGTCAGCCGACCGGCGTAATGTGTGGGACGGCGAGAGGCAGCGGCTGACGGCGTCGCATTGGCTCGTCGCCTACGGGCTGGGCAAGGCCGGCAAGAAGGGACGGCAAGCGGCCGCGGTGAAGACCGGCCATGACGTGCTCTGGAGCATGTCGTCGAGGGTGGTCGCCGACATGTGGCTAAAGCCGATGCGCAACCCCGACGTGAAGATAGCAGCCAAGTAG
- the LOC127325918 gene encoding mitochondrial phosphate carrier protein 1, mitochondrial, translated as MAARGGGGDAPAAASAASARTSCGGGMRLFSPEYYALCFGGGMLAAGTTHLAITPLDVLKVNMQVNPVKYNTIFSGLSVLVKEEGASSLRRGWGGKLFGYGAQGGCKFGFYEFFKKQYSDVLVGSNKSTIYFLSSASAQIIADVALCPFESVKVRVQTNPMFAKGLVDGFPRVYAAEGLSGFYRGLIPLWGRNLPFSMIMFSSFEHTVDFLYKKVIQKRKEDCSTAQQLGATCLAGYISGAVGTVVSNPADNIVSSLYNKKAKSVIHAVKSIGLRGLFTRSLPIRITLVGPVVTMQWFFYDSIKIFTGLPPSGGLPRELEEANK; from the exons ATGGCCGCGCGCGGAGGCGGAGGGGACGCGCCGGCGGCGGCCAGCGCGGCTTCGGCGAGGACGAGCTGCGGGGGAGGGATGCGGCTCTTCTCGCCGGAGTACTACGCGCTCTGCTTCGGCGGCGGGATGCTCGCGGCCGGCACCACCCACCTCGCCATCACCCCGCTCGACGTCCTCAAGGTCAACATGCAG GTGAATCCCGTAAAGTACAACACTATATTCTCGGGACTGAGCGTTCTCGTGAAAGAAGAGGGCGCCTCGTCGCTTAGGAGAGGCTGGGGTGGGAAACTTTTCGGCTACGGTGCCCAGGGTGGCTGCAAGTTTGGTTTCTACGAGTTCTTCAAGAAGCAGTACTCTGATGTGCTCGTGGGCAGCAATAAGAGCACGATTTACTTTCTTAGCAGCGCCTCTGCCCAGATCATAGCAGATGTTGCCCTCTGCCCCTTTGAATCGGTGAAAGTCCGTGTGCAGACGAATCCCATGTTTGCGAAAGGTTTGGTCGATGGCTTCCCACGGGTGTATGCTGCTGAAGGCTTGTCTGG ATTTTACAGGGGCCTTATACCACTTTGGGGACGAAATCTTCCAT TTTCTATGATAATGTTTTCGTCATTTGAGCATACCGTGGACTTCCTATACAAGAAGGTCATTCAAAAGAGAAAAGAGGATTGTTCAACAGCGCAGCAGCTTGGTGCTACATGTCTGGCTGGATATATATCTGGTGCTGTTGGTACAGTTGTTTCAAATCCTGCAGATAACATTGTCTCATCTCTGTACAACAAAAAGGCTAAAAGTGTTATACAT GCTGTGAAAAGCATTGGATTACGTGGATTGTTCACAAGAAGCCTACCCATCCGTATCACCCTTGTAGGGCCTGTCGTAACCATGCAGTGGTTCTTCTATGATTCTATTAAGATATTTACTGGATT GCCACCCAGTGGAGGGCTTCCTCGTGAACTGGAAGAAGCTAACAAATGA